One part of the Algibacter sp. L1A34 genome encodes these proteins:
- the ftsY gene encoding signal recognition particle-docking protein FtsY has product MSFFKKIFSSDKKETLDKGLEKTKSSFFGKLSKAVAGKSKVDAEVLDNLEEVLVSSDVGVDTTLKVIERIEERVSKDKYLGTEELNKILREEIAALLSETNSGEDTEYTIPSLPKQADGRKIPYVLMVVGVNGVGKTTTIGKLAYQFKKQGLNVVLGAADTFRAAAIDQLQVWADRVDVPMIRQEMGSDPASVAFDALKSGVNQEADVIIIDTAGRLHNKVNLMNELTKVKRVMQKVVVDAPHDVLLVLDGSTGQNAFEQAKQFTAATEVTSLAVTKLDGTAKGGVVIGISDQFKIPVKYIGVGEGIEDLQVFNKFEFVDSFFK; this is encoded by the coding sequence ATGAGCTTTTTTAAAAAAATATTTTCGTCAGATAAAAAAGAAACCTTAGATAAAGGATTAGAAAAAACAAAATCTAGTTTTTTTGGTAAGCTTAGTAAAGCGGTAGCCGGAAAATCTAAAGTGGATGCTGAAGTTCTAGATAATCTTGAAGAAGTATTAGTTTCTAGTGATGTTGGAGTAGATACCACACTAAAAGTTATTGAGCGTATTGAAGAACGCGTATCAAAAGATAAATATTTAGGAACAGAAGAACTTAATAAAATTCTTCGTGAAGAAATCGCAGCACTTTTAAGTGAAACAAACTCTGGCGAAGACACCGAATACACCATTCCTAGTTTACCAAAACAAGCTGATGGAAGAAAAATACCTTATGTTTTAATGGTTGTAGGCGTAAATGGTGTAGGTAAAACTACAACTATTGGAAAGTTAGCATATCAATTTAAAAAGCAAGGACTTAATGTTGTTTTAGGCGCAGCTGATACGTTTCGTGCGGCAGCTATAGACCAATTACAGGTTTGGGCAGATCGTGTAGATGTACCAATGATTCGTCAAGAAATGGGAAGTGATCCTGCATCTGTAGCTTTCGATGCGCTAAAATCTGGAGTAAATCAAGAAGCTGATGTTATCATTATTGATACTGCAGGACGTTTACATAACAAAGTAAATTTAATGAACGAGCTTACAAAGGTAAAACGCGTTATGCAAAAAGTTGTTGTAGACGCACCTCACGATGTTCTTTTGGTTTTAGATGGCTCTACAGGGCAAAATGCTTTTGAGCAAGCTAAACAGTTTACTGCAGCTACAGAGGTAACTTCTTTGGCTGTAACCAAATTAGATGGTACAGCAAAAGGCGGTGTAGTAATTGGAATTTCCGATCAATTTAAAATTCCTGTAAAATACATTGGTGTTGGAGAAGGTATTGAGGATTTGCAAGTGTTTAATAAATTTGAGTTTGTAGATTCATTTTTTAAATAG
- a CDS encoding DUF4295 domain-containing protein: MAKKSVASLQTGSKRLTKAIKMVKSPKTGAYMFVESIMNPEQVTDFLAKK, translated from the coding sequence ATGGCAAAGAAATCCGTAGCATCATTACAAACAGGATCTAAAAGATTAACAAAAGCAATAAAGATGGTAAAATCTCCTAAAACTGGAGCTTACATGTTTGTTGAATCTATAATGAATCCAGAACAAGTAACTGACTTTTTAGCTAAAAAGTAA
- the rpmG gene encoding 50S ribosomal protein L33 — translation MAKRGNRIQVILECTEHKESGQAGTSRYITTKNKKNTPDRMEIKKFNPILKRMTVHKEIK, via the coding sequence ATGGCAAAGAGAGGCAATAGAATACAAGTAATTTTAGAATGTACAGAGCATAAAGAGTCTGGTCAAGCAGGAACTTCACGTTACATTACTACAAAGAATAAAAAGAACACGCCAGATAGAATGGAGATTAAGAAATTTAATCCAATTCTTAAGCGTATGACAGTTCATAAAGAAATTAAATAA
- the rpmB gene encoding 50S ribosomal protein L28, which translates to MSRVCELTGKKAMVGNNVSHALNRTKRKFNANLVKKRFYIPEEDSWVTLKVSTSALKTINKIGISAAIKDAKSKGFLTK; encoded by the coding sequence ATGTCAAGAGTTTGTGAACTTACAGGAAAGAAGGCAATGGTTGGAAACAACGTGTCTCATGCATTGAACAGAACTAAACGCAAATTTAATGCGAATTTAGTAAAGAAACGTTTTTACATTCCAGAAGAAGACAGCTGGGTGACATTAAAAGTTTCAACATCTGCTTTAAAAACAATTAATAAAATAGGTATTTCTGCAGCAATTAAAGATGCAAAATCTAAAGGATTTTTAACGAAGTAA
- a CDS encoding CinA family nicotinamide mononucleotide deamidase-related protein: MLAEIITIGDELLIGQVIDTNSAYIGKQLNKIGVSVYQITSIQDDKQHILQAFKDAESRVNIIIITGGLGPTKDDITKKTLAEYFNDTLVRDASVEENIKDLWQKYVRQTLLQVNLDQALVPSKATVLMNTLGTAPGMWIEKGDKVFVSLPGVPFEMEGLIDGEVVPRIKEKFDCPFILHRTLLIFGLGESTLAARIEDWEDALPPEIKLAYLPSLGNMRLRLSTKGFDKEKVISDVQKQIDQLIPLIKEEFVGFEEEDDSIERIIGKQLTKLGKTVATAESCTGGKIAERFTANSGASAYFKGSVVSYATESKINILGVSKEAIEADSVVSAKVAESMAQHVLKLFNTDYAIATTGNAGPTKGDSDVEVGTVYIAIATKTGVYSEKLMLGNLRLKVINKGANKAFEMLLKEIFKNR; encoded by the coding sequence ATGTTAGCAGAAATTATTACCATTGGAGATGAGCTACTTATAGGGCAAGTGATAGATACTAATTCTGCATATATTGGTAAACAACTTAATAAAATAGGGGTTTCGGTGTATCAAATCACCTCTATTCAAGACGATAAACAACATATTCTTCAGGCATTTAAAGATGCCGAAAGCCGTGTAAATATAATAATAATTACTGGAGGATTAGGTCCTACAAAAGATGATATTACCAAAAAAACGCTAGCCGAATATTTTAATGACACCTTAGTTAGAGATGCTTCGGTGGAAGAAAATATAAAGGATTTATGGCAAAAATATGTACGACAAACACTCTTGCAAGTTAATTTAGATCAGGCGTTAGTGCCATCTAAAGCTACTGTTTTAATGAATACATTAGGAACCGCTCCTGGCATGTGGATAGAGAAGGGCGATAAAGTTTTTGTATCGCTACCTGGTGTGCCTTTCGAAATGGAAGGTTTGATTGATGGAGAAGTGGTACCGAGAATAAAAGAAAAATTTGATTGTCCGTTTATTTTGCATCGTACATTATTGATTTTTGGCTTAGGAGAAAGTACTCTAGCTGCAAGAATTGAAGATTGGGAAGATGCTTTGCCGCCCGAGATAAAACTAGCTTATTTGCCAAGTTTAGGTAATATGCGCTTGCGTTTATCAACGAAAGGATTTGATAAGGAAAAAGTGATTTCAGATGTGCAAAAGCAAATAGATCAGCTTATTCCGCTTATCAAAGAGGAATTTGTAGGTTTTGAAGAAGAAGATGATTCCATAGAACGTATAATAGGAAAACAACTTACTAAATTAGGTAAAACTGTTGCTACGGCAGAAAGTTGTACTGGAGGTAAAATAGCCGAGCGTTTTACCGCAAATTCCGGTGCATCGGCTTATTTTAAAGGCAGCGTGGTAAGTTATGCTACCGAATCTAAAATAAATATTTTAGGCGTTTCTAAAGAAGCTATTGAGGCCGATTCTGTAGTAAGTGCAAAAGTAGCAGAATCTATGGCACAGCATGTTTTAAAATTATTTAATACAGATTATGCCATTGCCACAACAGGTAATGCAGGACCAACAAAAGGTGATTCTGATGTTGAGGTTGGCACTGTTTATATTGCGATCGCTACAAAAACGGGAGTTTATTCAGAAAAACTTATGTTAGGGAACCTTCGGTTAAAAGTAATAAATAAGGGGGCTAACAAGGCTTTTGAGATGTTATTAAAAGAAATTTTTAAAAATAGATAA
- a CDS encoding Hpt domain-containing protein translates to MEQHYKLFRVRELADNDESFIAALAEAFLEEVPEDAERLKKAVAAKDYHEAYQAAHKMKPTIDLFELGVLATLIEVQDWGKFTKKELDVTPQLKVVITAIENAVAEMKADFNL, encoded by the coding sequence ATGGAACAACATTACAAGTTATTTAGAGTGAGAGAGCTAGCGGATAATGACGAAAGTTTTATTGCTGCACTAGCAGAAGCATTTTTAGAAGAAGTACCGGAAGATGCAGAACGACTAAAAAAAGCAGTTGCTGCGAAAGATTACCATGAAGCTTATCAGGCAGCTCATAAAATGAAACCTACAATCGATTTATTTGAATTAGGCGTGCTAGCCACCTTAATTGAAGTACAAGATTGGGGGAAATTCACGAAAAAGGAATTAGATGTTACACCGCAATTAAAAGTTGTGATTACTGCGATAGAAAACGCTGTAGCGGAAATGAAGGCAGATTTTAATTTATAG
- a CDS encoding fumarylacetoacetate hydrolase family protein yields the protein MKLICIGRNYTEHIEELNNEKPTDPVVFLKPDTAILLKKQPFFIPDFSNDVHYEVEVLVKINRVGKHIDRKFAHKYYNEIGLGIDFTARDLQAKLKAKGLPWEKAKSFDGAAVIGEWMPVDSVENVDNINFSLKMNDFFVQNGNTSHMLWKIDELIEYVSKYFTLKIGDIIFTGTPAGVGKVNTNDKLKGYIENKELFSITVK from the coding sequence GTGAAATTAATCTGCATTGGTCGTAATTACACCGAACACATTGAGGAATTGAATAACGAAAAGCCAACAGATCCGGTGGTGTTTTTAAAGCCTGATACGGCGATTTTACTTAAAAAGCAGCCGTTTTTTATCCCGGATTTTTCTAATGATGTACATTATGAGGTTGAGGTTTTAGTAAAAATTAATCGTGTAGGTAAGCATATTGATAGAAAATTTGCTCACAAATATTATAATGAAATAGGCTTAGGTATAGATTTTACAGCACGTGATTTACAGGCAAAATTAAAGGCCAAGGGGTTGCCATGGGAAAAAGCAAAAAGTTTTGATGGGGCCGCAGTTATTGGTGAATGGATGCCTGTTGATAGTGTTGAAAATGTGGATAATATAAATTTTTCTTTAAAAATGAATGATTTTTTTGTGCAAAATGGAAATACGAGCCATATGTTATGGAAAATTGATGAATTAATAGAATATGTGTCGAAATATTTTACTTTAAAGATAGGAGATATTATATTTACGGGAACACCAGCTGGAGTAGGAAAAGTAAACACAAACGACAAGCTAAAGGGATATATAGAAAATAAAGAATTATTTTCAATAACAGTTAAATAA
- a CDS encoding 3'-5' exonuclease: protein MQLNLTKPICFFDLETTGINISKDRVVEISILKVYPNGNKESRTWLVNPEMNIPQEVVEIHGISNEKIANEPTFKELAKDIYSMIKDSDLGGFNSNRFDIPLLAEELLRADIDFDMKSSLAVDVQTIFHKMEQRTLSAAYKFYCNEELEGAHGAEADTNATYEVLKAQIERYDELENNTKFLAEFSARNKFADFAGFINYNKKGEECFSFGKHKGKLVTDVLESEPGYFGWLLNADFPLYTKKVLTAIKLRSFNNKI from the coding sequence ATGCAATTAAACTTAACAAAACCCATTTGTTTCTTTGATTTAGAAACTACAGGAATAAATATATCTAAAGATAGAGTTGTAGAGATTTCTATTCTTAAAGTATATCCTAATGGGAACAAGGAAAGCAGAACGTGGTTAGTAAATCCGGAAATGAATATTCCGCAAGAAGTTGTTGAAATTCACGGAATAAGCAATGAGAAAATTGCTAACGAGCCTACATTTAAAGAATTGGCTAAGGATATTTATAGCATGATTAAGGATTCGGATTTAGGTGGATTTAATTCCAATAGGTTTGATATTCCTTTATTAGCTGAAGAATTACTACGAGCAGATATTGATTTTGATATGAAAAGCAGTTTGGCTGTAGATGTGCAAACTATTTTTCATAAAATGGAACAACGTACATTAAGTGCTGCTTATAAGTTTTATTGTAATGAAGAGTTAGAAGGTGCTCACGGTGCGGAAGCTGATACCAACGCTACTTACGAAGTGCTTAAGGCACAAATAGAAAGGTATGATGAATTAGAAAATAACACAAAATTTTTGGCAGAGTTTAGTGCCAGAAATAAGTTTGCTGATTTTGCTGGATTTATAAATTATAATAAAAAGGGTGAAGAGTGTTTTTCTTTCGGAAAGCATAAAGGAAAGCTGGTAACCGATGTTTTGGAAAGTGAACCAGGTTATTTTGGTTGGTTATTAAATGCCGATTTCCCTTTGTATACTAAAAAAGTATTAACAGCCATTAAGTTGCGCAGTTTTAATAATAAAATTTAG
- a CDS encoding dihydrolipoamide acetyltransferase family protein, whose protein sequence is MAKFELKLPKMGESVAEATITSWLKEVGDTIELDEAVLEIATDKVDSEVPSEFDGVLVEKFFNVDDVVQVGEVLAIIETDGDVESARETVAKEVVDTEEHVAEQIEQTINIAKETVAPIVSNETRFYSPLVKNIAKAEGVSQADLDAIVGTGKDDRVTKTDILNYLENKGKGAIPVVNNAKAETPIAVKSQPVKPSQAAKPVISNGEDDIIEMTRMGKLVAHHMVESTQTAAHVQSFIETDVTNVWNWRKKVKAGFMKREGENLTFTPIFMEAIAKALRDYPMMNISLQGDTIVKKKNINLGMAAALPDGNLIVPVIKNADQLNLVGMTKQVNDLANRARLNQLKPDDVQGGTYTVTNVGTFGSIMGTPIINQPQVGILALGAIRKVPAVIETPEGDFIGIRYKMFLSHSYDHRVVNGALGGMFVKAVSDYLEAWDINREI, encoded by the coding sequence AAAGTTTGAACTAAAGTTACCTAAAATGGGAGAAAGCGTTGCTGAGGCAACAATTACCTCTTGGTTAAAAGAAGTTGGAGATACTATTGAATTGGACGAGGCAGTTCTTGAAATTGCTACCGATAAGGTGGATAGCGAAGTCCCGAGTGAATTTGATGGTGTTTTGGTAGAAAAGTTTTTTAATGTTGATGATGTTGTTCAGGTTGGTGAGGTTTTAGCAATAATTGAAACGGATGGTGATGTTGAAAGTGCTAGAGAAACTGTTGCTAAGGAAGTAGTGGATACAGAGGAGCATGTCGCTGAGCAAATTGAACAAACTATAAATATAGCTAAAGAAACTGTAGCTCCAATAGTTTCAAACGAAACGCGTTTTTATTCGCCTTTAGTTAAAAATATAGCTAAAGCAGAAGGAGTATCGCAAGCAGATTTAGACGCTATTGTTGGTACCGGTAAAGATGATCGCGTAACCAAAACAGATATTTTAAATTATTTAGAGAATAAAGGTAAAGGTGCTATACCGGTTGTAAATAACGCAAAAGCTGAAACGCCAATAGCGGTAAAATCACAACCTGTAAAACCATCACAAGCAGCTAAACCAGTTATTTCTAATGGCGAGGATGATATTATTGAAATGACCAGAATGGGCAAGTTAGTTGCGCATCATATGGTAGAATCAACTCAAACTGCAGCACACGTTCAAAGTTTTATTGAAACCGATGTTACTAATGTTTGGAATTGGAGAAAGAAAGTTAAAGCAGGCTTTATGAAACGTGAAGGTGAAAATTTAACGTTTACACCTATTTTTATGGAAGCTATTGCGAAAGCACTTCGTGATTATCCAATGATGAATATTTCTTTACAAGGAGACACTATTGTAAAAAAGAAAAATATAAATCTTGGTATGGCAGCAGCCTTACCAGATGGGAATTTAATTGTGCCCGTTATTAAAAATGCCGATCAGCTTAATTTAGTTGGCATGACAAAACAGGTAAATGATTTAGCTAACAGAGCACGATTAAATCAACTTAAACCTGATGATGTTCAAGGCGGAACTTATACAGTAACTAATGTAGGAACCTTTGGTAGTATTATGGGTACACCTATAATTAACCAACCACAAGTTGGGATTCTGGCTTTAGGAGCTATTAGGAAAGTGCCTGCAGTTATTGAAACACCTGAAGGTGATTTTATTGGTATTCGTTACAAAATGTTTTTATCTCACTCTTACGATCATCGCGTTGTTAATGGCGCTTTAGGCGGAATGTTTGTAAAAGCGGTTAGCGATTATCTTGAAGCTTGGGATATTAATAGAGAGATATAG